The following are from one region of the Brienomyrus brachyistius isolate T26 chromosome 13, BBRACH_0.4, whole genome shotgun sequence genome:
- the ehf gene encoding ETS homologous factor: MVRQNSCLMSVPSASAENQLPASWSPHYSCTDASTMVPGYMGRLWMQDTQPQFWSKFQVWEWLQQTLDMHQIDANSLPFQNFDMDGRQLCSLSFQDFTRAAGSVGPLLYQSLTDLKWSSTAGQYGTEMFTPLDIKTEVEEFSCSVLPFKDDSYFYSSLPTDLLDGKPSFPTSGASSSPSPSGPDSKRQHSRPPTAQVKRHNPRGTHLWEFIRDILLNPDRNPGLIKWEDRAEGVFRFLKSEAVAQLWGKKKNNSSMTYEKLSRAMRYYYKREILERVDGRRLVYKFGRNARGWKESDK, from the exons ATGGTGCGTCAGAACAGCTGCCTGATGAGCGTGCCCTCGGCCAGCGCAGAGAACCAGCTGCCAGCCTCCTGGAGCCCCCATTACAGCTGCACCGACG catCCACCATGGTTCCCGGCTACATGGGTCGCCTATGGATGCAGGACACGCAGCCCCAGTTCTGGTCCAAGTTCCAGGTGTGGGAATGGCTCCAGCAGACACTGGACATGCACCAGATCGACGCCAACAGCCTCCCCTTCCAGAACTTCGACATGGATGGGAGGCAGCTGTGCAGCTTGAGCTTCCAGGATTTCACCCGGGCCGCCGGGTCAGTGGGACCCCTGCTGTACCAGAGCCTCACGGACCTCAAGTGGAGCAGCACTGCAG GTCAGTATGGGACAGAGATGTTTACACCGCTGGACATTAAAACGGAAGTGGAAG AATTCTCCTGCTCCGTGCTACCATTCAAAGATGACAGCTATTTCTACAGCAGTTTGCCTACAG ATCTCCTCGACGGCAAGCCTTCATTTCCCACATCTGGTGCCAGTAGCTCCCCGAGTCCGTCTGGTCCAG ATTCAAAGAGGCAACACAGTCGGCCCCCCACTGCACAAGTCAAAAGACACA ACCCCCGTGGCACGCACCTTTGGGAGTTCATCCGTGACATCCTCCTGAACCCTGACCGCAACCCGGGACTGATTAAGTGGGAGGACCGGGCCGAGGGCGTCTTCCGCTTCCTCAAGTCAGAGGCGGTGGCCCAGCTGTGGGGGAAGAAGAAGAACAACAGCAGCATGACCTATGAGAAGCTGAGCCGCGCCATGAG ATATTACTACAAGCGAGAGATACTGGAGCGAGTGGATGGCCGCAGGCTGGTCTACAAGTTTGGCAGAAATGCCAGGGGCTGGAAGGAATCggacaagtga